The Aneurinibacillus migulanus genome contains the following window.
ATATCAGGATGGGATATGGCAGGAGGAATTTCCCTGAGTGTTTAACCAAGTTTGAAGAATATTTGATCGAGAATATTTCGTCGGCGAAGGGATAATCACACGATGCACATGATGAAAACCTTGCTCTTGAGCAAATCTGACGTTGAGAGTCTGCTTACGATGAAGGATGCGTTGGAATCTGTCAGACAAAGCTATATGGCATATAATCAAAATAAGGTAACACAGCCACCCATTATGTCGATTGATGTACCTCACCACAATGGAGAGGTGGATATCAAGGCAAGTTATTCTTATCAGGATGAAGTAATTTGTGTAAAGGCTGCGGTGGGCTTTTGGGATAATCCGAAACGATACCAATTGCCTACAGGACTTGCTTTCATAACTCTGTATGACGCAAGGAATGGACTTCCACTCTGCATCATGGATGGGACCCATATCACCAGGTATCGGACGGGTGCAGCTGGAGGGATTTCCGCACAAGTGTTAGCCAGACCTGATTCTCGCATTGTTGGGGTGATCGGTGCAGGAGAGCAAGCCAGAATGCAAGTAATGGCGCTAAAAGAAGTGCTTCCTATCGAGCTGATTAAGGTGTGGAGTCGTTCAGAAGAGCAGAGGGGGCACTATAAGCAGGAAATGGAAGGATTACTGGGGGTTACTGTACTTACCTGCGATACGCCGGAGGAAGCCGTAAACAGCGCCGATATGGTTGTGACGACGACCCCCAGCAAAGAACCGATTGTCAGAGATGAATGGATTCAACCAGGCACACATATCATTGCAATAGGGGCGGATATGGAAGGGAAGCAGGAAATTGAAGCAAGAATTTTTGCCCGTGCAAAAGTAGCGGTTGACCATTTGGCTGAATGTATGAAACGTGGTGAAACCCAGAATCCGATTAGATCCAATTTGATCCAGAAATCAAATATTCATGCGGAACTTGGCGAAATCCTGTTGGGCAGAAAAGCAGGGAGAGTGCGTCATGATGAGATAACCCTATTTGATTCTACAGGGATGTCTATTCAGGATAGCACCATGGCTTGCATGATCTATAAGAAAGCAACTGAAATGGGGATTGGGAGCCAGTTTCCATTCATATAACCAGAGCAAGATTAACAGTCGGGCCTCCTCTTGGGTCCGGCTGTTTTTCCATTTATGATTTCGATGTTTTTTCAACAGGTGGTAGCACCGCATCGCCATCAGCCTAAGAAAACAAATTCGCCTAAAAATGATAAAATTAGCATTTTGAGAGGGAAAATACATATGATTTTCGTTCTGGGGATGCTATAAAATTCTTAACTTAATGGGCATGTGACGCTACTGCTTTAAGAACTTTTTTGCTTTTTATATATCTAGATATATTTTCTGCTTGCTTATATTTACTTAATTTGTTAATATAACTGACGAACGTTCGTTAG
Protein-coding sequences here:
- a CDS encoding ornithine cyclodeaminase family protein, with amino-acid sequence MSKSDVESLLTMKDALESVRQSYMAYNQNKVTQPPIMSIDVPHHNGEVDIKASYSYQDEVICVKAAVGFWDNPKRYQLPTGLAFITLYDARNGLPLCIMDGTHITRYRTGAAGGISAQVLARPDSRIVGVIGAGEQARMQVMALKEVLPIELIKVWSRSEEQRGHYKQEMEGLLGVTVLTCDTPEEAVNSADMVVTTTPSKEPIVRDEWIQPGTHIIAIGADMEGKQEIEARIFARAKVAVDHLAECMKRGETQNPIRSNLIQKSNIHAELGEILLGRKAGRVRHDEITLFDSTGMSIQDSTMACMIYKKATEMGIGSQFPFI